Proteins from a genomic interval of Chryseobacterium indologenes:
- the rbfA gene encoding 30S ribosome-binding factor RbfA — MESNRQRKVAQIIQEDFAELFRKQASESKQSILVSVSDVKVTADLGIAKIYLSIFPQEFRTAVMKEIEENKPQYRNFIGQKMAKQVRIIPQLNFYLDTALDDVEKLERELRGEGDNPVL, encoded by the coding sequence ATGGAAAGTAACAGACAAAGAAAAGTAGCACAGATCATTCAGGAAGATTTTGCAGAACTTTTTCGCAAACAGGCTTCAGAAAGTAAGCAAAGTATATTGGTATCCGTTTCAGATGTGAAAGTAACCGCAGACTTAGGAATTGCTAAAATTTATTTAAGCATTTTCCCACAGGAATTCCGTACTGCAGTGATGAAGGAAATTGAAGAAAATAAACCTCAATACAGAAATTTCATCGGCCAGAAAATGGCAAAACAGGTACGTATTATTCCACAGCTTAACTTCTACCTGGACACCGCTCTTGATGACGTTGAAAAATTGGAAAGAGAATTAAGAGGCGAAGGCGACAATCCTGTTTTATAG